Proteins from a single region of Euleptes europaea isolate rEulEur1 chromosome 21, rEulEur1.hap1, whole genome shotgun sequence:
- the THUMPD1 gene encoding THUMP domain-containing protein 1 yields the protein MATLQAPAASRKRRPKAQYVQAAKRARAGAARQLEAGMRGILITCNMKERKCVAEAYCLLGEYGEQLYGPEQFADHDDNRASGSEEEAEEEDDAEAALRKEVDQIRTSTEQKLRRFQSVESGANNVVFIRTLGIEPEKLVHHILKDMHTTKKKKTRVILRMLPVSGTCKAFLEVMKRYAETFFEPWFKAPQKGTFQIVYKARNNSHLSREEVIKELAGVVGHLNPENKVDLSNPEFTIVVEIIKNICCLSVVKDYVLFRKYNLQEVVKGNQGERPLGAPKAPQEGSLEGAILAKEKTEDKNLNTEAAKEEASDNHKDGDH from the exons ATGGCTACCCTGCAGGCCCCGGCGGCGTCTCGCAAGCGGCGGCCCAAAGCGCAGTACGTGCAGGCGGCCAAGCGGGCCCGGGCCGGGGCGGCGCGCCAGCTGGAGGCCGGCATGCGCGGCATCCTCATCACCTGCAACATGAAGGAGCGCAAGTGCGTGGCCGAAGCCTACTGCCTGCTGGGCGAGTACGGGGAGCAGCTCTACGGGCCCGAGCAG TTTGCAGACCACGACGACAACAGAGCATCAGGAAGcgaggaggaggcagaggaggaagacGACGCTGAAGCTGCTCTGAGGAAGGAAGTTGATCAGATCCGCACTTCGACAGAACAGAAGCTGAGACGCTTCCAGTCCGTGGAGAGCGGGGCCAACAATGTGGTTTTCATCCGGACTCTGGGCATAG AACCCGAGAAGCTGGTGCATCACATCCTGAAGGACATGCacaccaccaagaagaagaaaaccagaGTCATTCTGCGCATGTTACCGGTTTCCGGCACTTGCAAAGCCTTCCTGGAGGTCATGAAGCGTTACGCGGAGACCTTCTTCGAGCCCTGGTTTAAAGCTCCCCAGAAGGGCACTTTCCAGATTGTCTACAAGGCTCGCAATAACAGCCACTTGAGTCGGGAAGAAGTCATCAAAGAATTGGCAG GAGTGGTCGGCCACCTCAACCCAGAAAACAAAGTCGACCTGAGTAACCCTGAGTTCACCATCGTGGtggaaataattaaaaacatctgCTGCCTGAGCGTGGTCAAGGACTACGTCCTCTTCCGAAAAtacaacctccaggaggtggtgaAGGGCAACCAAGGGGAGAGGCCACTGGGTGCCCCGAAGGCGCCGCAGGAGGGCagcttggaaggggccatcctgGCTAAGGAGAAGACAGAAGACAAAAACCTTAACACGGAGGCAGCCAAGGAAGAGGCCAGCGACAATCACAAGGACGGTGACCATTAA
- the LOC130492445 gene encoding acyl-coenzyme A synthetase ACSM3, mitochondrial-like, which translates to MASVVIMPILWKTQTIKGLWTLGQAPTRLFSKCHLAPAAQNFSDYESIREQYKPEVPEYFNFAKDVLDKWAEMEKEGRGPSNPALWWVGDRGEEVKWSFEELASVSKKAANLLSEQCGLKKGDRVIVILSRIPEWWLLNVACMRTGTVLIPGTTQLTAKDILHRLQASRAKCIITDQVLAPAVDSVASQCQSLAFKLIVSRDHRDGWLSFHDLLNLAPADHNCVATKSREPMAIYFTSGTTGAPKMAEHSHSSHGIGLALNGRYWLDLTPKDMIWNTSDTGWAKSAWSSVFAPWSQGAGVFVHGMPRFEPKPVLETLSRFPITTFCSAPTAYRMLIRHNLSSYTFHSLKHCVSAGEPMNPEVMEDWKRETGLDIYEGYGQTETVLICGTFKGMKIKPGSMGKHSPAYDTKIIDEDCNILPPGKEGDIAIRIKPTRPFCLFTQYTEDPEKTASTIRGSYYVTGDRGIRDEEGYFWFVGRADDVINSAGYRIGPFEVESALIEHPAVVESAVVSSPDSLRGEVVKAFVVLAPDYVSHDPEALTQELQEHVKKATAPYKYPRKVEFVPHLPKTVSGKIRRNELRKKEWGEA; encoded by the exons ATGGCCAGCGTCGTCATCATGCCAATATTATGGAAGACCCAGACCATTAAGGGTCTGTGGACTCTTGGCCAAGCTCCCACCAGACTCTTCAGCAAATGTCACCTGGCGCCGGCGGCTCAGAATTTTTCAGACTACGAATCCATACGAGAACAATACAAGCCGGAAGTGCCAGAGTACTTCAACTTCGCGAAAGATGTGCTTGACAAGTGGGCTGAGATGGAAAAG GAGGGAAGAGGACCTTCCAATCCAGCTCTTTGGTGGGTCGGGGACCGAGGAGAGGAAGTGAAATGGAGTTTCGAGGAGTTGGCGTCGGTATCCAAGAAAGCGGCCAACCTGCTTTCTGAGCAGTGCGGCCTCAAGAAGGGGGACCGAGTTATAGTGATCTTATCGCGGATTCCCGAATGGTGGCTCCTGAACGTGGCTTGTATGCGAACAG GAACTGTTCTTATTCCCGGGACAACACAGCTGACCGCAAAAGACATCCTGCACAGACTGCAGGCCTCCCGGGCCAAGTGTATCATCACCGATCAAGTTTTGGCCCCTGCCGTAGACAGCGTGGCTTCCCAATGCCAGTCCCTTGCTTTCAAGCTCATCGTGTCAAGAGACCACAGGGACGGCTGGCTCAGTTTCCACGACTTGTTGAA CCTCGCGCCAGCCGACCACAACTGCGTGGCCACCAAGAGCCGTGAGCCGATGGCCATCTATTTCACCAGCGGCACCACCGGCGCTCCCAAGATGGCTGAGCATTCCCACAGCAGCCACGGAATTGGACTCGCTCTCAACGGAAG GTACTGGCTTGACCTGACCCCCAAGGACATGATTTGGAACACTTCTGACACAGGCTGGGCCAAATCCGCGTGGAGCAGCGTTTTTGCGCCATGGAGCCAGGGGGCAGGCGTCTTCGTCCACGGCATGCCGCGTTTTGAGCCGAAGCCTGTCCTTGAA ACCTTGTCCAGGTTTCCCATAACGACTTTCTGTTCCGCACCTACTGCTTATCGGATGCTGATACGCCACAACTTAAGCAG CTACACCTTCCACAGCTTGAAGCACTGCGTGAGTGCCGGAGAGCCCATGAACCCTGAAGTCATGGAGGACTGGAAAAGAGAAACAGGCCTGGATATCTACGAAGGCTACGGGCAGACAGAAACG GTGCTGATCTGCGGAACTTTCAAGGGCATGAAAATTAAGCCCGGCTCTATGGGGAAGCATTCTCCTGCCTATGACACTAAG ATCATAGACGAGGACTGCAACATTTTGCCTCCTGGGAAAGAAGGTGATATTGCCATCAGGATAAAACCGACACGCCCATTTTGCCTTTTCACGCAATACACG GAGGATCCTGAGAAGACCGCCTCCACCATACGCGGAAGTTACTATGTCACTGGAGACAGAGGGATTCGAGACGAAGAAGGCTACTTCTGGTTCGTGGGAAGAGCAGACGACGTCATCAATTCAGCGGG GTACCGCATTGGGCCGTTTGAAGTCGAGAGCGCCTTGATAGAACATCCAGCCGTTGTGGAATCTGCTGTGGTCAGCAGCCCGGATTCCCTCAGAGGAGAG GTTGTGAAAGCCTTTGTCGTTTTGGCCCCCGATTACGTCTCACACGACCCCGAAGCGCTAACCCAGGAGCTGCAGGAGCATGTCAAAAAGGCCACCGCCCCATACAAGTACCCGAGAAAG GTGGAGTTTGTGCCACATCTGCCGAAGACCGTCAGCGGGAAGATCAGAAGGAACGAGTTGCGCAAGAAGGAGTGGGGGGAGGCTTAG